The following proteins come from a genomic window of Gordonia westfalica:
- a CDS encoding isopenicillin N synthase family dioxygenase, whose amino-acid sequence MSLPNPDTAETFQVPAVDISSYTSERTIAARAETARQLDVACSTVGFIQVLGHGIPADVLVGLSDAVDAFFAMPLHLKKSYIVEGNRGYTPPKSESLSLSLGLESATRMNDFFEAFNVGTEAQSFAGLELSEDDYGLNVWPDIANFRTNVEKYYVHASRVARTLTTVFADALNLPHDYFEYLTDHSVDVLRMNNYALPEGTVTLDGDLTGMGEHTDFGLVTVLWADQVPGLQVLGREGNWHDVQPIDGALLVNLGDLTARLTNDRWMSTLHRVKPPIIDGTIQRRRSVAFFHDGNIDATIATLPSHLDAADGLAYEPIVVRDHIKAKLAGSQQGKANTAAVREASRVLAASNGYGQA is encoded by the coding sequence ATGTCGCTTCCAAATCCTGACACCGCTGAGACATTTCAAGTCCCCGCCGTCGACATCAGCTCGTACACCTCGGAACGCACCATCGCCGCCCGAGCAGAAACGGCCCGTCAACTCGATGTCGCGTGCTCCACTGTCGGGTTCATCCAGGTTCTTGGCCACGGGATCCCCGCTGACGTACTTGTCGGGCTGTCCGACGCGGTCGACGCCTTCTTCGCCATGCCCTTGCACCTCAAGAAGAGCTACATAGTCGAGGGAAATCGCGGCTACACACCCCCGAAGAGCGAATCGTTGAGCTTGAGCCTCGGACTGGAATCTGCGACACGGATGAACGACTTCTTTGAGGCGTTCAATGTTGGCACAGAGGCACAGTCGTTCGCAGGTTTGGAACTCTCCGAGGACGACTACGGCCTGAACGTGTGGCCGGACATCGCCAACTTCCGCACCAACGTCGAAAAGTACTATGTCCACGCCTCACGAGTCGCACGCACCCTGACCACCGTCTTCGCCGATGCTCTGAACCTGCCACACGACTACTTCGAGTACCTCACCGACCACTCGGTTGACGTACTACGCATGAACAATTACGCGCTCCCCGAAGGCACCGTCACCCTTGATGGCGATCTCACCGGCATGGGCGAGCACACAGACTTTGGACTTGTCACCGTACTGTGGGCTGATCAAGTCCCTGGCCTGCAAGTACTTGGCCGCGAGGGCAACTGGCATGACGTCCAGCCCATCGATGGGGCCCTGCTGGTCAATCTCGGCGACCTTACCGCCCGGTTGACCAACGACCGTTGGATGTCGACTCTGCATCGCGTCAAGCCACCCATCATCGACGGCACCATCCAGCGCCGCCGATCGGTGGCTTTCTTCCACGACGGCAACATCGACGCCACCATTGCGACACTGCCAAGCCATCTCGACGCTGCCGACGGGTTGGCGTACGAACCAATCGTGGTCCGCGACCACATCAAGGCCAAACTCGCTGGTTCCCAGCAAGGTAAGGCCAACACCGCCGCCGTCCGGGAAGCATCGCGGGTTCTTGCCGCCTCGAACGGCTACGGCCAAGCCTGA